The sequence TTTCTCGCTTGCTTACCTCATCACCACCACAGCACACGTCCTAACCCCACACCGACAGACCTGTATATAAGCCTTCCCCCAACCCAAGTACACAGAGATACAAATACAGAGAGGCAGAGGGCAGGCGGAGGCACCATCTCCCTCCCTTCTTCATCACCCACAAGTCCTCTCCTCTGcggtctcctctcctctcctgtcTATTTTGTGCAAGAAACTTCCTTGGACAAAGATGGGAGTGCAGAGTTACTACAGGTTATTCTGCTGCGGGTGCGGCGCCAATGCGGCGGCCGGCGACCGGGAAGGCGACGAGGACGGGGGTTTCGAGGCGTTCGACGACAAGGGGGCCGCCGAAGCCGGGCCGCGGGGGCTGTCGTGGGCGCAGGTGGAGGCGATGACGGGCAGGTTCACCTCGGCCGTCGTCGGCGAGGGCGGGTTCAGCACCGTGTACCTCGCGCGCCTCTCCGGCGGCGCGCTGGCCGCCGTCAAGGTCCACCGCAGCAGCGAGCGCCTCCACCGCGTGTTCCGCCAGGAGCTCGACGCGCTCCGACGCGTCCGCCACCCGCACATCGTCCGCCTCCTTGCCTTCTGCGACCAGCAAGGTTGGGTGCTCTGCTCTCCTCTGCTACGCTCCGCTCTCTCGCGCTAGTTCGCCTTGTGCTTGAGCTGCTGACGAAACGCTCCGGTGGCCTTATCGACGCGCAGAGGAAGGCGTGCTGGTGCTGGAGTTCGCGGCGAACGGGAACCTGCACGAGCGGCTCCACGGCGGGGGCAAGGCGGCGGGGACGATGCCGTGGGCGCGGCGGGTGTCGGCGGCGCTGCAGGTGGCGCGGGCGCTCGAGTACCTGCACGACCGCTGCGAGCCGCAGGTGGTGCACGGCGACGTGAAGGCCTCCAACGTGCTCCTGGACGCGGCCATGTCCGCCAAGCTGTGCGACTTCGGGTCGGCGCGGACGGGGTTCTCGGCCGCCGTGCGCCCGCGGCCGTCCGCGCGCACCGCCATGCTCGGCTCCCCGGGGTACGTCGACCCGCACTACATCCGCTCGGGCGTCGTCACCAAGAAGAGCGACGTGTACAGCTTCGGCGTCCTGCTCCTGGAGCTCCTCACGGGGATGGAGGCCTTCTGCGCGGAGGAGGGCGGCCGCCTCCTCACCGCCGCCGTCGCGCCGCGGCTCAGGGCCGGCGACCCGCCCCGCGGGATGGTCGACGAGAGGCTCGGCACCGCCTACGACGCCGCCGAGGCCGCCGCCGTGGCGGCGCTGGCCGCGGCCTGTGTCGGCGAGAACCCCAGCCTCCGGCCGTCCATGGCCGACGTGGTGCGCACCCTGGAGCAGAGCGCGCAGGGATCCATCTCCGCCGTGGGGATGGCATCGGACGGTCACTGGAAGGTGTGAGTCACCAGTGGAAAGTCGTCGCCTCCGCCGACGCGCTCAGATCTGGCTCCCCGAGTCGTTAACTTGCGGTGCTGATGCGCATGCGTCGCGCACGTGGCGCCCATCCATTGGTTGCGAGGAGAACAAAGCGTTGTTAGTAGGCGAGCATATCAAAAAGAAATAGGGGAGAAAAGCGTGGTGAAAAAACGTTGATTTCCATAGCTAAATTAGGGGAAGACTTGGGGAGATAAAAAGGCAGAGCTAAGTTGTGTGCTGATGGGGATTTCCATCATATTATGCCAAAGCGGCATCTACTTGAGAGAgacaaaaaaaagagagagagagagaggatcttTGCAGCGCACGATTCCAAGATTTTGTTGATTCTTATTAGTGGGTTCTTTTTTTTTGTAAAGTGCATCGGGTGTTTCTTCCTTGCCGTTGTCTGTACCTATAATTTAGCTAGATTTGGATTTGTATAGGATTTGTTGAGGGCTTGGTTTGTGAACGCTGCGTGAATGAACAAAAGAAATCGCATCTCGAAAATGTGCCCTTCGCAGAACGGCACAGTCCTGGTTCAAAAACAAATGGGCGTCCATACGACTTTTATTCCGCCGCCAGTGGTCGTGCTGAAATAATAATTGGGTGTTTGCATCAAAGCGTTTTGAACGCACATACTCGCCTCCTGCTCTCTGACCGAGTGTACTGCCAACCCATACCCTGCTACCACTTGACATAAGAAAATACTATCACGTATGTTATTGGTCAAAAAAACTATAtacttttctctttttttctttttttctaatttGCTGTGCAAAATGCGTGAAAGAAGCAACATGTAGCCAAACAACTGTTCTCATTTGTAGAATGATAAATTGTTCGTACTTAAAAAACGATTAACCCAGTATGAACTGTGTGACTTTTCATTAATTAAGAAAGAGAAACGGAAAAAAATTCAAATAGAACTGTGTGGTTACATGCATTACCTCATCTTCCATTCACTAAGTTTAGTTTAGCTCATTTCTGCTGAATTGTCTACTCCTATATTGGTAAACTTTAAATAGGAAAAAAAACTAGTAGCGGAAGTTAAATGAGTAGACATACTTGTGGTGTTTAGCACGGCACGACGGACCAGCCGGTGCAGAGCTTGACTTTAACAAAACCGTTGAGAGGGACGCATGTGCTCCTAAACTAGGCGCGCACAGTGTATTTTTTTCCCTGAACTGGCACGCATTTGTTGTTGGCGCGGACCGTCACAGCAACATGTCTCGCTTGCCCAACGCGACAAAAACAGAGCTCGGAACTGGACGTGGACGTGCGAGCACACGCACAACCCGTAATCCCCCCACACGGAGACACCGTGACACGGCCCGGAGCGCCTCACGTCACGGTGCTCGTGCCGGCCGGCGCTGCACAGGCATACAAACGGTGCGTCGTCGGTCGCCGGGGAAGCGGTCACGTGCGGACGGCGGGGGCGAGCGGCGCGTGCACCGCGCCGTATTGGCGGCTGGTGGCGAGTCTCCGTCGGTGATGGCGCACCCGGACCGACGTGGACATTGGCCCGCCATCTCTTTCGTGTTTCGGCAGCCGCCGACGCGACGGCCATCTGCCTCGTCATGGGTTATGACAGTTCCGCATTAGAGAAAGCTGGGTTGCTTTAGTTGTTCTGTTTACTGTTCGCAGGAGGTTAGTGCATTTATCTTGCGTCGTCCATTGTTTTAATCATATTTACGAGCACGTGACACACCTTCCTCGATATTGTTACAcctgggctttaaggaacaaagccggatgcatctcatacatgtgccaaATTAGACAAcatatatataataacagagtatatagagataaatgtcacaataaaatcagagtacttattacatagcggaagtcttacaaaataaaagatgaatatagcaggaactaaaatctatccttagcgccagaaagttgactgggagacgccacctagatcaagtcgaatgcctcagtgttaggcggctcctcttcgatcacctgttcttctcctgtgaggggtgtgagatagcaagggtgagctcacacatgttcatcgctcaacaagttgtgcaaataatgtggcatgaactcaccaaaggtgggagttcatgaagtgtaaggatgatcaatgaaataaaggttgaagctgagcattgcttttatatgttggtcaaaattttattagcatttactaagtgtaagtaaataccgaaccttagaaataataaataaaagtgataataaaataatcccagatgcaatgagatgacaaattaagtttaagttccataaattatgtTGTCTAATCTAAGTCATCCGATTACGATCCAATGGACCAGATCTATCTAGTGAAGGGGTATCTTCATGTTCTAATCACAACCGTTCATCAACCGAGTGACAGTAGCCACGTCGTCCCCCACCTCCAGACCGCACAGACGATGGCACTAGGATCCCCACGGCAGAGCGCCACCGGAGCTAAGCCCACCGGCGCTCCAGACGTCTTACGCTTCAGTCGAAGTGCTAAACGTTTACGAGGCGATGGCAGAAATGCAGAGAGGCCCATACCAGCGGCAATGACACGGCAAAGGCGACAGTGGTGGACGGCGGATCTTGCGACCGAGCGTTGTTCCGGTGAGCAATTGCCGAGAACCTGCTCGCACAAGAGCCTACGCAATCGACGGACCAGTAATTCCCGGGTTCGCGCTCCTTCCCAACCCGCTACCCGAGGTCGGACCGGCGGCAGATGTGGATGGCGGCGCTCTCTCTCCGACTACACTTGGTTCGTCGCGGCGGAGTTATTTGTGATGTTCTGGTCTCGGTGTAAAAAGGTAGTGTGAGATGGTGTGGCGAGCGTGGCCCAGGAATCTTTCTCCCCCCATTATCTAGTTGCGAGGGAAACGACCGGTGCAGGATTGCCGGCACAAACCGTGGCGGTGGGTGCGGTCGGTTCCGTTGAGGAGAGAAGCTGATAGAGTCGACCCATGCGTCAGTGACTTAGCGCCAGGCGCGGGGAGAACACTCGGCCACTGACGACCAGACCCCGCAACATAGAACCAGCTCGCGCGTGCAGCGTCTGTTGACCCGGGCCCGCCTGCCAGTGTCGTGCGCACAGGGGAAGGTTGGGCGCGCGCGGGTGTTAAAGGAGCAATAGGCTGAAATGGTCAGGAGCTGGCCCAAAACGGTGTTTTgaccttttctttttttattttcccactttcttttctccattttcaaatttcactttaaattcaaatttaattcaaaccCTTGTGACCCATTATTACAATTTATACTTGCAACCTTTAGAGATACTAATTCTGGAGATATTTATTTACATAtatttgtcgggtaccgtaattaggggtacccccaatactcctaagcatggctaaaaaacatcttcaaaacagaTCGTGAAGGCTGATAAGCGCAGCGCAAAGTtaaagcctcatctaccaagggacgcgatctcgtctcgcccgaacccggcctcgggcaagaacagtggtCCCGGACGGATTTACGCCTTGCCCGAGGGCCCCTTCAGGCAgcgggcgcacccccggctcgtccgaggctaagctcgggtaGACATTGTCGTATagcaaccccgaccaaatcgccttaccaccgaccgtatcgcatgcacatttaatgcaaggatcgcctgacaccttatcctgacacgcgcgcctcagttggtaaggtcgaagtgaccgcagtcacttcacccctttGCTGATCGTTCTGataggaaaacaacactattcaccctgtttcgactactgtgccaaccaccagggtaaggcTAACAACAGTGAGTCACGGcttctcccgagttcagcctcgggcgcaacagggatctccgcctcgcccgaccccggcctcagcctcggcctcaggagaaggtctctgcctcgcccgacctcgacctcggcctcaggagaagtcactgcctcgcccgaccttggtctcggaccgactacgctacaggggatacatcattaccctaccactagctagccgcctcaggctacgaaggaacaagaccataatcacatctagattactccagcaacaggtaatgatggttccccgcatgcgtccatgacgtcaatAGTCCTCaagctctctacgaaggcaaagaaacgtcagcaggacccaggaCCGCACtgccagctacgcttctacagggctcaagcacttctccgcaggccacgttagcacatagcaacACCCCATATGTACAGTTGGACCatccccttgtatctataaaagggtatGCCCAGGGCCTTCTCGAGGGAGAGCACGGGAAATAAGGACGACGGAGACAGACTCACTCAAACGTCGAACTCCACTCCGCAACACTAGACCTCTCAAGAGACCTAGGACCCGttccctctctcgcgaagcttgtaacccctactgcaagcaccccggtgcaagataatataagcctcatccctcctcttgtgttccatcttgcatcaacccatctggacaggggTACGCGAcacaaaattcactagtcggtccggttgagggtctgaaagggaattaggcttacacctagtccctaattaattttggtggttgaattgcccaacacaaatattagactaactagtttgctctagtgtataagttatacaggtgccaaaggttcacacttagccaataaaaagaccaagtattgggttcaaacaaaggagcaagggacaaccgaaggcacctctggtctggcgcaccggactgtccggtgtgccaccggacatgtccggtgcaccagaggacgccaactccaaactcgtcaccttcgggaaattccagaggcaactccgctataattcaccggactgttcggtgtacaccggacatgtccggtgctccaaggaagagcggcctccggaactcgccagcctcgggaattcatttcagctgctccgctaaaattcaccggactgtccggtgtaacagcggggcaacgactatttcggcgccaacggctacctgcgacgcattaaatgcacgcgctgcgcgcgcagaggtcaggcacgcccatactggcgcaccggacaatctacagtgcatgtccggtgcgccaccggacatccaggcgggcccagaagacagagctccaacggtcgaacccaacagcttttggtgacgtggctgtcgcaccggactgtccggtgcgccatcgaacagacagcctcaccaaacggctagtttggtggttggggctataaataccccaaccaccccacattcaagtcatccaagttttccacttcccaactacttacaagagctctagcattcaattctagacacattcaagagatcaaatcctctccaaattccacacaacgccctagtgattagagagagagatttgcttgtgttctttcgagctcttgcgcttggattgctttcttctttcttgattctttcttgcgatcaaactcacttgtaattgaggcaagagacaccaatcttgtggtggtccttgtgggaactttgtgttccaagtgattgagaagagaaagctcactcggtctgagggaccgtttgagagagggtaagggttgaaagagacccggcctttgtggcctcctcaacggggagtaggtttgagagaaccgaacctcggtaaaacaaatccgcgtgcctcacttctttattcgcttgcgatttgttttgcaccctctcttgcggactctattatatttctaacgctaacccagcttgtagttgtgattatttttgagaatttcagttttgccctattcaccccccctctaggcgactttcaattggtatcagagcccggtgcttcattagagcctaaccgctcgaagtgatgtcaggagatcacaccaagagggagatggagaccggcgacaagcccactacgagccaagggagcacttcatcggaagagtcccgtaccaagaggaaggagaagaagaaggactcctccaaacggaaggagaaaagatcttcttcctcacaccacaaagagaagaaggaaaaatcttcttcccacaagtcgcatcggaaaggcgacaagcacaagaggatgaggaaggtggtctactacgagaccgacacttcatcaacatcaacctccgactccgatgcgccgtccgtaacttctaagcgccaagagcgcaagaagtttagtaagatccccttacactatcctcgtacatctagacatactccattactttccgttccattaggcaaaccgccaacttttgatggcgaagattatgctaggtggagtgatttaatgaaattttatctaacctcactccacaaaagtatatggaatgttgttgagtttggagcacaggtaccatccataggggatgaggattatgatacggacgaagtggcccaaatcgagcacttcaactcccaagctacaaccatactcctcgcctctctaagcaaggaggaatacaataaggtgcaagggttaaagaatgcaaaggaaatttgggaccttctcaagaccgcgcacgagggtgatgaactcaccaagattaccaagcgggaaacgatcgagggggagctcggtcgctttcgtcttcgccaaggggaggagccacaagatatgtacaaccggctcaagaccttggtgaaccaagtgcgcaacctcgggagtaagaagtgggacgaccacgaggtggttaaggttattctaagatctcttattttccttaaccccactcaagttcaattaatttgtggtaatcctagatacacactaatgactcccgaggaagtaatcgggaattttgtgagctttgaatgtatgattaaaggatcaaag is a genomic window of Zea mays cultivar B73 chromosome 5, Zm-B73-REFERENCE-NAM-5.0, whole genome shotgun sequence containing:
- the LOC107546777 gene encoding Salt tolerance receptor-like cytoplasmic kinase 1, giving the protein MGVQSYYRLFCCGCGANAAAGDREGDEDGGFEAFDDKGAAEAGPRGLSWAQVEAMTGRFTSAVVGEGGFSTVYLARLSGGALAAVKVHRSSERLHRVFRQELDALRRVRHPHIVRLLAFCDQQEEGVLVLEFAANGNLHERLHGGGKAAGTMPWARRVSAALQVARALEYLHDRCEPQVVHGDVKASNVLLDAAMSAKLCDFGSARTGFSAAVRPRPSARTAMLGSPGYVDPHYIRSGVVTKKSDVYSFGVLLLELLTGMEAFCAEEGGRLLTAAVAPRLRAGDPPRGMVDERLGTAYDAAEAAAVAALAAACVGENPSLRPSMADVVRTLEQSAQGSISAVGMASDGHWKV